The genomic region ccatccggttgtgttaagtcagcccatacgaacacctgggagaaacatccgggccaaacccatagcaagatcccgtccctatagacccgacgcgtctgtttcccccctccaggtgccgccggcggcacCGTCCCTGAGTGGGGCCACACCCGGGAGACGTGTGCTGCCTCTTCAACCGATTGTGTTAGGTCATCCCACATATAGAAACACTTGGGAGCAACGTTCCCTCCGTATAAACCCGATGCGgctgtttcccccctctaggtgccggccgACGTCGGCGTCGTATGTGAGGGGAGTCACACCCCTTCGTATAGAATCGAAAAATGTATGTATGCTTATATATATTAATAAATGCTACATGTAAGTTAGTCAAATAATAATacgtaaaaaatataaaaatatagctatgcaaaaaaagaaaaaaacacataTGCCGACGGGACCAGGGCAGATGGACGGTGTGGTGCGGATCGATGATGTGTCATCTATGCCGATGGCAGCCGTCGGCAGCCGTCAGCATAGGCCTTGGTCGGTGCGGTTTGGATCGATGGCATGGCCGccttatctatgccgacggccgcccgtcTCGGCCATCGGCATAGATCCGACGTCGTTAGCCGCCCGTCACGGGCGTGGTTGCTGGGCCCACCGCTATGCCGACGACTCATATATGCCGACGGCTACTGTAGGCGTAGATctggctatgccgacggccattctttgccgacgggggccgtcggcgtaTACAGGGATAGCCCGACGGCCGTTGTACGCCGACGGCCTGGGGCCAGCTGTCGACATAGTCTGGAAGAGgccgacggtggccgtcggcatactTTTGGCCGTCGGCTTAGAGCCCTGTTCTGGTAGTGGTTGGGGCCATGACACTCTGTCCTAGTTCGTGAGTCTTGGAGGGAAGCCTCATATCCATCCAGATCTACCAAATCGTGATGCTTTGTGGGTCGCGCCGCTACTTAGCAGCATCGTCTAGGAGGCCCTCCCCCTTGCAAGTTGGCTTCTGTCGTATAGATTGGTTTGGTTGCCATGGAGCCCGCCCAGTTCTCCTCGTGTGCCCCTTGTGCTTGTGTGACAACATGACGATAGCGAGTGGTTAGTTGTGTTCTTCTATCGGAATCGGAGCTTCCTTTTTCATTGTATGTCTCAAATTGCCGCTACTATGGGGTTCTTCGCATTTCTTTCGAAAGTGAATACATTGATGTTGTCCTGGTGTTCAGATATGAGTTTTCCTGGTGCCATTGTGGTCCGGGAGTGGTATCTCACCATTTTCTCCAGCCGAGCTTGCCCACGCGGGTATGGGGGCTCGGGGGAGATCCCGGGGGTCGTATCTGATGTCATTGAAGAAGACTCGGACCGTCGCCCGCAGCTTGGAAGCATCAAGAGCATTGATTTTCACACGAAAATCTTTCTCCTTGATGAGGGAGAGCTCATCGAACATGACGACCTTGCCAAGGATAAGGGACATGTTGCGAATCACCCGTTCGAAGCGGGTgatgggggtggggtgggggggggggcagaccGGAGATTAGGATCCATGCAGTGTCgagcaccaccaccgccgccaggtTAATATCTGACACGGAGATGTCCACCACCATTTTGTGGAGAGCCAAGGTGATGTCAGCACTACGTGAGCAGCAGCCCAAGCTGTTGGTAGGGGAAGATGAACGGGAACTGTTTGTCGGCGAGAGGAGTAACCTGCCAATCCCAGTTGACCTTGTAGAGGTCGTTGAGCTCGTCGAAGATGATTTCTTTGGTCGCCACTCTGGTACCATAGATAGTGACCACCACAAGGAGGGAAGGGGCCGAGACTTCCACCTCCGGGGCCTCGATACGGAAGAATCTGAGGCCCTCGATGTCGTGCTTATACATCATGAGCTCTTCGATCACGTGGCCATCCAGACAGAGCAGGGCAGGGTGCCCGGTTTCCTTGCACAGTTAGCACGCCGCGTGGTTCGGGCAGGCTACCTGGTAGCGGCTACTCTCACCACACAGTTGAAGCAAGGTGTCGGGTCTTCGGAAGCCGCGTTTAGGGAGGGAACCAGAGGGGGATCTACTTCTTCTTAGCACCTTAACGGCCATGGTTGCCATTGGCGGGCGGGAATGTTGGCTGCACTTGGGGTGGCTGGTATCGACTAGGTGGGAGGAGGGGAGCAGCACGGGCGTTGCGGTCAGGAGagtgtctctcccccatgtcgtagTGACGGCGCTCCGAGGAGCGAGGCGGGCCCTCGGCTCATCCATTATGTTTGTTTGATTTTCTATAGTCGTGGAACAATTTTTGAACTGGAATTTTGTAACATGGTAAACGCACCATGTATCCATATTCCATATTGTCAAAACAATCTGGCCGTTGGATGTTATTTGAGTGGCAGGGATGGAATCGTAAGTTGGCTCAGCCAGCTCACTTCATTTCAGAATCCCCGTTCACCTGGCGCACAGCATCCAACACCACTGGAattcctcaccgccgccgccgccgccgccaccgctgtccCGCCGTCGCGGCATCATGCTCCACCTCCGGCAGCGCGTCCTCTCCCATCTCCTCTTCGCCGCGCCCTCTCCTTCCGCCTCACCACTCctctctctccaccgcctcctctccgccgccgctgccccccgCATTTCTCCAAACCCTAGCTTCGCCGTCGACGACTACCTCGTCGAGACCTGCGGCCTCACCCGTGCCCAGGCACTCAAGGCCTCCGCCAAGCTCTCCCACCTCAAGTCCCCCGCCAACCCCGACGCTGTCCtcgtcttcctcgccggcctcggcctctccgGCGCTGATGTCGCGGCTGTCGTCGCCAGGGACCCGCAGATCCTCTGCGCCGGCGTGGAGACAACTCTGTCCCCCATCGTCGACGGGCTCACCGGCCTCGGCCTGTCAAATGCTGAGACTGCGCGCCTCGTCTCGATCGCCCCCGATAGCTTGCGCCGCAGATCCGTCGTCTCCAAGGTAGAGTACTACCTGCCACTCTTCGGCTCCATCGACAACTTGCTCCGGCTGCTCAAACATGGCCACTTCTTCCTCGGCTCTAACCTCGAGAAGGTGGTCAAGCCAAATGTCAAGCTCGTAGCAGAGTGCGGGCTAGGTGCTTGTGATATTGCCAAGCTCTTCATCTGTGTGCCGAGGATGCTTAGCGCCAAACCAGGGCGTGTCCTGGAGATGGTTGCGTGCGCCGAAGGTATAGGTGTGCCCCGTGGCTCTGGAATGTTCAGGCAAGCGCTGCACGCCGTCTCATGCTTCAGCGAGGACAAGATCGCTGCCAAAGTGGACTACTTGAAGAGGACACTTAGGTGGTCAGATACCGAGGTTGGCATTGCTGTGTCCAAGGCTCCGCTTTTGCTGAGGAGGTCAAATGACATGCTGCAGCGCGTCTCAGAGTTCCTTATCTCTGAGGTGGGGTTGGAACCGACATACATTGCTCATCGGCCGACTATTCTCAGTCGTAGCCTTGAGGGGCGGCTCAGGCCACGGTACTATGTTATGAGGTTTCTTAAAGAAAATGGATTGCTCAAGCGCAACCAAAGCTACTGTACAATTGTTAAATGGACCGAGAAAGAGTTCTTGGAGAACTTCGTATGCCCTCACAAGGAAGCTGCACCATACCTCGCTGAAGACTATGCGGCTGCTTGCAAAGGTGAAGTGCCGGCTAGATTCAGATAATCAGATTTACATGAACCAAGAAGCAGGAACGCGAGTGTCGACTGGGAAGATTTTCATGGAAAGGTTTGTATGCCCATACAAGCAAGCTGCCCCTGCCTTGCGCAAGACTATGCTGCCACTTGTAGGGGAAGTGCCTTCTAATTTCAGATTTACATGACCAATAACGGGCTATGGGATTTGGTAACTGCGTATGTCTACGTGTAGTGAGCTGGTAATTTTTGTCTCAGTGTTCTTTGCCTAACTAGATGTTGGTTATCTGCTATTGTATATCTGGTACATGTTAATTCGGTGTCGCCAATCCTAGATGAAACTGATAATTTGATTTTAGAGTACTTGTACGTCTATTACATCATTTAGAGAGAAGAAAGAATCACATTGTATGAACTTGTTCATCATCATCTCATATCGATACGCATTCTGAACTAAGAGAGTGTGACATCAGGGCATTCTGCACATGCTTTCAAATATTAATGCAGAGTATATCTGCATGCTCTATATCTTGATGTTCTCAGCGGCAATTGCAGCTTTCAATGCAATCCTGAGTCAGTCTATCTTTCCATGAAAAAAGGTTCTCACTATGGCCATGAAGATGATACGAAGTCCCAAATTCGTTGAACTATTTTTGCGGGAACAATTCTAGAGTGGTTGATGGCCACAACGTGTTGATCACTGCTGAGTGTGCAGTTTTGATATAGTCTGCTGGTTCCTTCCTCTAGTTCTTCTTATTTTTTAGCTGAAAGTCTTCATTCTTCCTGCAGTAGCTTTGTTTATAAGATATTAAAAGTTGTGAAAGCAGGTCATCGTTTTCTAGTAGTTTGTATCAGCCTTGGATGGCCCACTGGCTAATAATTTTTCTGGGAGCATCTGATCTCAAAACTGAATAGTTCAGTAGTTGGTGAGTAGCATTTTTGTTGACGGCCTACCCATATAGCATTACTTAACGGATATATGGAAGGCTCTGGTATTTTGTACTGGAGAAGCAAATTGATGCTTGTATGGTATGGTGCTGAAAAGCAGAGGGCATTTCATTCAATACAGGAATACGTTAAGGTAATATTAAAAAGGATTATGTCATTTTATTCTATATTAGCACTATCTATAGATGCTCATGCCGTTTTTATccattggcatatttgttttggGATTGTAAGGTGGGTCTTATGTGCCATCCTCTGTTTTGTATTTTGCACTTTTAGATGCTCTTTATATTTGCTTTAGTTGTGTTGGTTACAATCTCTTCTGAAGATGCATATGCTGAAACTGGAGAAAAGAGAATGAAGATGTCTAAGACTGTTACCTTAGCGAAGAGATGGTCCCAGGGATGATATCTTAACCAAGCCTGGTCTTAACGTTCTAGGTATTGCAGTATTTTTTTTCTCAGTTATACCGAATGTCATCTCTTCGTACACTCTTTTCAGTTAAATCTCTGTCTAGGCATGCTAGTACTATCTGTCAGATATATCATAGTTATAGAATCTTGCAGAATTTCAAACACAGAAACTGTAGATCCTCACTGGTGGTCCTCAAAGTAAGAATCAAGTCGTGTGAGGGGCGGATGGTGCACATTTATTTGTTCCTGAGGTTAGGCTATAGAAATCGGAAGAAATGAGATCTCAGCTGTGTGCTCCCAGTAACACAACGGAGATGTGCACTTGCTATTATTCGCAAAGAGCTCATATTTGAAATGAAGATCAGTTGTGTGTCTCTTCTCTCGTGCCTAGTTTAGCTTCTGGCAAGATTAATACAATGCTGGCGAGGGGAGGGGTCAATTGATGTACAAAGTAATTTGCGAGGTGAATATATGAATTTTTCGAAAAAAGTACTTTCCTCAAGTAAGAATTGGCTGGGAAATAAAGAGGAGCATACTGATTG from Triticum aestivum cultivar Chinese Spring chromosome 4A, IWGSC CS RefSeq v2.1, whole genome shotgun sequence harbors:
- the LOC123088006 gene encoding transcription termination factor MTERF9, chloroplastic, translating into MLHLRQRVLSHLLFAAPSPSASPLLSLHRLLSAAAAPRISPNPSFAVDDYLVETCGLTRAQALKASAKLSHLKSPANPDAVLVFLAGLGLSGADVAAVVARDPQILCAGVETTLSPIVDGLTGLGLSNAETARLVSIAPDSLRRRSVVSKVEYYLPLFGSIDNLLRLLKHGHFFLGSNLEKVVKPNVKLVAECGLGACDIAKLFICVPRMLSAKPGRVLEMVACAEGIGVPRGSGMFRQALHAVSCFSEDKIAAKVDYLKRTLRWSDTEVGIAVSKAPLLLRRSNDMLQRVSEFLISEVGLEPTYIAHRPTILSRSLEGRLRPRYYVMRFLKENGLLKRNQSYCTIVKWTEKEFLENFVCPHKEAAPYLAEDYAAACKGEVPARFR